Genomic segment of Cottoperca gobio chromosome 6, fCotGob3.1, whole genome shotgun sequence:
TTCTGATTAAAATGAGTGGTTTGCATTTACGTCCTCTGGAGCTAAAGAAGAACAAGTCTGACTGCAGGTTTGGCTGCCTTTTATTAAGCAATCGCCCATGCAggcttctttttgtctttgatcATCACGGATCTCAACATATCCATGCCACTGTGAACATAGTCCCAACCATAGTGACGTGTTTACAGCTGCAGACagaagtgtgtgaatgtgggtTTGGTTTGCAGAATAATAAATAGTGTGTATTTGTCAATATTGTCACATTTCTAACCAATAAATTACAAATCTATTCACGTGAGGTTCACTAATGATATAATTCATAATGTATGGACATTAGTATTCCAGCAATTCATGTACAAATATAAGCCTTTCATAATATATCTTCCTGCACCTTAATGCTTAGAAACCTTTGAAGAACAACACAAGTACCCCAAACCCGAGTgtatctaaaatacattttaatcttgCTGAAATTTGTTTTCACAATATTGTTTACAATATTAATCTGTCTTCATTCTCTTCATCCTCGCTCAGGTCTTCTTTATCGTCTCGAAACAGAACTGTACAATCATGTTCATGTAAATTGTTCTACATCAAGGCACAAGACAACAGCCGTTGTGGGGGGGGCCTTGGGTAGGCTGATCTTTAATGGCGTCCCTCTGGCACACAGAACATCAGGGTACCCTTGGGAGGAGAGGGAGCTATGGAGAATGTAAGAGTATATGGAATCTCAGATGGGGAGGTGGGACGCGTAGAAGAAATGTGCTCTAACGAggtgaaagaagaaaataaggtGATACCACTGcagctttcattttattttccaatgaTACTCATGTATAAAAAAGAGGAACCATTAGGATATTTCATTTGTTCATGTACATAAAGTAAAgtgctttttttctcttttttttttctcttgtttgcCAAAAGCAAAAGGTTTCACTAACAGGATGGGAATGGGAACGAGAAAAGTCCAGTGGTGTCTCTTGTTTCCCCGTAACAACGAGGGAATGGATAAAGGGCCAGttcagtgtttcttttctgctttgtttttgttgattttttgtTCTCAGGTTTTTTTCTGGTGTTTTCTTGTCTGGTTCCAAcctctgaaagaaagaaaggaaagaaaggaagacattacatttagagctttttaaaatgacaccaaTAGACCGTGCATGATTAACCAAAGATGAATTGAACTGGATaaagatttgatttgaagaaaCTTTATTTACCGTTTCCCTGAAGATTTTGGAGCGCTCACATCTGGACGTTTCTCCTCCGCCTGCCGAAGGCCTTGGCGCCAACGTTGGTGGGGACGAAGTTGCTGTTGCCCATTCCCCCCGACCGGCTGAGGAAGTCCGCCAGGCGGTGAGTCACGCAGGTTGCCGTGTTGCAGGCTCGCTTCTGTGCTGTAACGCTGCTTCAGGAGAACAAACGAGGGGTTAACGGAAAGATCTGCTGCGACATCTGTCcatataacacacacagtatgtctGTACAGTGCACACAGTTCATTTGTATCAACGTTGACTTCACAGCACAGAGAAACAGGACATACACGTGGAAAATATGCATCAAGGCTGCAAGCTTTAATCGCATATTTTCATTGCCGTTTTTCTCACCTTTGAACCCGATGAGCGCTTTAGAGATAGTTTCAAGGAGCCTCTAAAATCCTATTTATGTCCATATTTGCAAATGTGTTCATAAAATAACTTCAGAATGAAAATGAGCTAACGCTTCCTGGTAGAAAAATACGTTTATTGAACAAGAAACATGGTGTCGCATCATTTATTAATGGTTCGGTGATTTCTCTTAAATCTCAGAGCTTTGGAATGCCATCAGATGAGTCCACGCACAGTACACAGAGATGGATGTCTGAACTGGCTCCTGAATTACATTTATGTCTGATCGTCTGAAATTAAAGGGACAAATCATTCtctgccaaaaacaaaaaaggttgggAGGAGAATGAACTGAAAAGTTGGTTGCAATTAAAAGGTTATATTCTTCTCATGTCAATCAAGCAGGTAAAATCAACATGCACTTGCCGATTCAAAAGCAATAAGGAAGAAACCgggatgaggagaggaagaggacaggggagcaggaaaaggaaaggaagaggaggaggaaatgcaGTAAAGGTAAAAGGGTGCTGAGGGCGGATGAAGAGGGTTTAGATGCTGTCAAACGTCTCGCCGTAGCTTGCATAGATGTCGCTCTCAGGCGCACTGCGCTTCTTGCCGGGCGTTCCTGCTCCCACGTTCGTGCGAGGGAACGTCTGCAACTTGTGCAGCTCCTGAGACAGTTTGCCCAACACACAGGTGCTGAGGTTGGCGCACCGCTTGGTTAGGGGCCTGTCCATGCTGTCGGGGAGGggacacacaagaacacatgcAGAGAACAGGCTCATAGGCATGGGGAAACATGCAGGTAACACTTTCTtcatctctatctttctctttccctccattCACACACCATTTTTTCTCACATGCATTTCATTCACATGCCATTGCaggtattaaaaaaaaggtacaaatgaaaacattccCCCCCCTACAGCATCAtgcttcctcctctccaccaaTATAAGAAGCTGTCTTCCATCCCCTCATGCGCCAAACCTCcatccccacccccaccccagtCAATCCCCTCATCTTTTACACCCACAGAAGGAACAGAAACCAGTCCCCCTGTCATGCAACTCCACTTAATTGACATCATGCACACTTATTCGTTCCGTTCGGCACACACTGTTCACATGCCCGGCAGGCAGGCTGGAAATAGTAATCCGTTCAAACAAAGTCCAAATCAAACTCATCCATGCAGGAGAAGGGTCATGACAGAGAATAAGGATTTTTGTTGTGTGTATTAACATCTTTTCTTGGAAACTCTCTTTTGGTCATTTAAGACGTACATACCTCTACGCCTGATCGAACCCAAGTGGGGCGCTAAAAAGACGCATCTTCAGTGGATTTAAAGTGAAACCAGAATGTGATACAGTCCCTAAAGAGATACACAAAGTCCTGCATGGTAGCCCAAAGAAGAGCTGACGCTTTTACCTGTTACTTTCAACGTTTAACTTTCAAGTCAAATCTCTCAGTAGCTGTTTCTGCGCAGGGAGAAAAtgttaaagtgtttatttatttaaagggtGAACATGAAGAGGAATCTGTTTGTGTACCTGTTTCCTTCAGTCGCCTGCTGCTCCAGCTCCTCCGCCGTCATCTGCACAAACTCCTTGACGATGGCGTTGAGTAACCTTCGCGCCTCGTAGTCCGTGAGCGTGACTCGGTCTGACATGGACTCTAAACCCGGTCTGTGACGAAGGGGTGAGCGGGGAGGTTTAGGGGTCAGAGGGGTTGGGGGATGAAAAGGCATTGAGATTAAGCATTAAATCCCTCGCGAGAATTATCACCTGCAGTTAAAAGGAGGggtggggatgtgtgtgtgcggggtGTTAGGGTGGGGTAGGCTGGCGGTGGAGTGGCTGGATGGATAGGAGGGGTCAGGGGGGTTTGCTGGGACGTCACCAACTCTGAGAGGGATGACGTCTGAGTTGGAGGGCCCCCGGCCAACGCAGGGAAACAATCTGCGGAAAGTGCCCCATCCGAGAGAAGGGCTGATGTGCAACCGGCTTTAGATTTATGACAAAATCGATAGCTTCATGGGAACAGTGTGGGGAGTGGCTTGAATGGGgcttcatataaatatatagagcTCACTTATCTCCCCCTGAAGTCAATGACatctttttgtttcacttttttgtttctattattccctttttacattttcatcaaaTGACATTAGAGGTATAACAGGAGAACATGACATTATTTCTTCTTATAAAAGTATAtggttaaatattattttgtaatgGTTTAACTCACCTGAGCCTATATTTAATCCTGCTGATGCTGCGTGACTACATTTAGCAtcttaaatcattaaaatgaaccaaaagaaatatgtttaaagtttgtgtgcatgcaaatTCTTCCACACTATCTGCTTTAAACTTCTTCAAAATATCTACAACAGTCgactcccctcctctccttcccacTGGTTGCTTGTGATTCTAAAGAATGGGAATACTACTTTTCCACATATTTCAAGttgctgcaaacacacatgtaagcTGGTAGTTACTGGTAGTAAGTGTATAAATGTGAATGTTCAGCATCTCACCTGGCAGGGGCGGCTTGTGAGCAGTACATCTGGCAAATGACCAGGGCGTAGGCAACGAGGAAAGCGGAGATCTTCAACATAACCATGGTCCCCTACACAGCAAAAAAGACACCCCCATCAGCTCCTTGTGCACAACACCGCCgtcattcacactcacacagtggCGAAAATAAGTTTGCAAGTCACCTGAAAATTCAGCAAAGATCTacatacatttagaaatgaCAGTTTGTGTCTCATCCTGTTGGGAAGAAGGTGcaacaagaacaagaaggaTTCCTGTCACTTCCCAGAGAGGTGAGCTCAGCTCGGATCTCCTGCTGCACATCCTCCTGCTCTTACTTCAAAACTGAGCCACATAACGAtcgggggggtgggggggggggggggggagcgctACACTCTTGTTCTGCAAAACGCTACGTTCCTCCACAACATCCAGCCAAGAGCACAGGACAGGTAGTTCTCTCATGTCGCACTCTGCAGGTCCCGGAGTGTgacatgcctgtgtgtgtgtgtgtgtgtgtgtgtgtgtgtgtgtgtgtgtaggtaggTGGGGGCCCTAGACTGTGCATGGTATGTAGCACTTGCTCGCTCTAGAAGAGGAGGGGTgaagagggaagaaagggaggggggaCTCCATGCTTGCCAACTCCCTAAGGGACCAGTGCATTAGTGTAATGAGCTGccagcactctctctctctctctctctctctctctcacacacacacacacactctctctctctctcacacacacacacacactctctctctctctcatacacacacacatacacactcaaactCGTTCCTCCTGTCCATCTCTTCTGTCCTTTTCCTCGTTCACTTGCTGTTCTTCATTTAAGTGCCTtcccttctgtctttctcccctTCCCTT
This window contains:
- the LOC115009845 gene encoding calcitonin gene-related peptide-like isoform X2 encodes the protein MVMLKISAFLVAYALVICQMYCSQAAPARPGLESMSDRVTLTDYEARRLLNAIVKEFVQMTAEELEQQATEGNSSVTAQKRACNTATCVTHRLADFLSRSGGMGNSNFVPTNVGAKAFGRRRRNVQM
- the LOC115009845 gene encoding calcitonin gene-related peptide-like isoform X3, whose product is MVMLKISAFLVAYALVICQMYCSQAAPARPGLESMSDRVTLTDYEARRLLNAIVKEFVQMTAEELEQQATEGNSVTAQKRACNTATCVTHRLADFLSRSGGMGNSNFVPTNVGAKAFGRRRRNVQM
- the LOC115009845 gene encoding calcitonin-1-like isoform X1, which gives rise to MVMLKISAFLVAYALVICQMYCSQAAPARPGLESMSDRVTLTDYEARRLLNAIVKEFVQMTAEELEQQATEGNSMDRPLTKRCANLSTCVLGKLSQELHKLQTFPRTNVGAGTPGKKRSAPESDIYASYGETFDSI